Sequence from the Plasmodium berghei ANKA genome assembly, chromosome: 3 genome:
aataacatttttatttctatgtaattcaatttatattatacaaaagCATATTGCATaaaacttttattattatatacatactaTTTCAGTGAATAGAAACAGATCATTATAGTATCATTttaaaagttaaaaaatatatttttatataacttTTATTGAGCTTGTATAGaacataaataatgtaaCATCTGGAAAGAATTGAGGGATTACTTTCGcatttaaaacatttttactattatttttgtcagaaaaaattacaaattttgtaaaaaatatttttttgaattatagaacaaaaattatatatggaaaataaaCGAATCACACGAACAacatcatatttatatagaacaagaaaatatttaattatgcattaaaaaattacgtaaatatatattttaatcaATTTAATGAGTTTGATTacttataataataaacgaatttattattgtttaaCATTTATGTtgatttttaaattcaGAGTCTTCTACCTATgaatttatcattttacaaaaaacataatctattaattaaatttatcattCTAAGGaatcttattttttttatgtacaAAACAAACCAACGGAAAAGATagcataataaataatataggCTCTGGACggatatatttaataatatactttttttgaAACTGAATTATAATCAATCTCTTTGGCCTTTTTCACTAACTGAATTCACAATTATCTGCATCAATCCTTTCTCATAGAACAtctttgtatttttttttcatttttttcccaTTAACCGATTTTATAACctttttcatctttttttttcttcattttttctgCACAATCAAGTGATAAATActaatacaaaaattatgaaaatatataatatattgtagtgaggaaatattttaaaaatgttatatttactaatttcatattatttacttTATACACAATTGATAAAACAATGAATATTGAAATGGCTATTATTGCAATATTCTTTATCCTATCTTcgttataaatatttgtacaACATATTAATGGGGAtccattttgttttaatcCTATTCCAGGATTTAATTTCTTCATACGGTATACTAATTCACACATTCTATCTTTGGTATtctttgtattttttaattcacaCAATGGTATTTCTGATCGGTTTCCTGATTCAATCccatgtttttttttgtgaattAAGTGATtcaatatatgttttatagCATTCTTTTGTTcctatttcttttttattatctgatgtattcaaatattttaatacatattttgaATCATCTAATATAGTCATCGAATTTTTTCTTCCACTATatgaattaatattttgatattttgaACATTGATGCCCCAATTCCTCAGaagtttttttaaaatatgaattgTTTTCATTACAATTTGCaatcttttttaattttgtatgCAAATTacaatttcttttttcatttatattatcattaacataataaattataaatttgttgcaatatttttttaaatttttcaataaataaaaatgcgAAATACATTTGTTAAGAGTGTTATAAAAGATTCTATACATATTCATACATTTTACAGAACTATGCACAACATCTTTGTTTGAACAATCATTTTCTGCATATtcattaattatattgCATACTTTATCAAATAACATATTAAGCTGTCTAATGTATTTAGTATTATAATCTAAGAAAAACGAATAATTCAATTTCAATGAAAACGCATCTAACTGTTTTTTATAAGATGGATTTAGACAGAAGTTGCCATCATTTTTCATGACGTATGTTTTATGGCTCAAACGCATCATAATATACTCATAATAATTACTATAATTTTCGTAAATTAAAGTCCCCTTATAAATAActaataatttttgaattaaCCATATACCTAAAGTGCCAATTTCTTCAGAATAAGAATTAAATTTGTCTGTGTTTTATGTCTGATCATAAAGTGAATATAACATGTGTAATCCATtagtaaaattaaatttactAAAATCGGGActtatatttgaaaaatgcTTATTAACCTTAGAAAATGTTTCACActaagaaaatattttaaaaattaataaagcatgtattaatgaatatactattaaaataaaatttaattataatttataagcaatttaaaataaaaaaaataaagggtaaaatgttattaaaaaatatggacTTTCCGCATCCTTAGACATTATAATagattataatttttacttGTAGACTATGCGgtatcatattatttttacataaaatatatatagtatatcaaaataaattttatagtTACTTGGGctctatataattaaaaatatctttggttatttaaaatttatattaatatgatataataatacaatgCAGTACCATAATATTTACTCTTTGTCAGCATATAGCCAaatacttaaaaaaaatatttgtttaaaacaattttcctatatttataaaattaaattaattcataatatcaccacttttaataatatcataGTTAACAccaattatataatattttgtgttattttaataagtttaaataaaaaatatatccttatatttatagatCTACAGATAGTACCAAAGATGTGTtctttatgttttttaaaaatattttttcaaaacgataatactataaatatataatgaacgagaaatatattattactagAATTGTTAATAGAATATGtgtatttcattattttatataataaatttatatatcatattattccatataacatattttatatttttaatatgttttctatcaaatataaaacgcattttttttaaattataatactTGAAACATAAATTACCCTAATTTAgttttataaacaaatgatatataatatatttattttagtCAACATAGATAacctaaaaaaatatcatagaataataatatcattatttacatgcaaatatacttttatttctaaatttattttaatatataaattggggtgaacattttaaaaaaaatattataataaggaatttaatgttaaattataaaataaaaataaatataattatttcaatttaattttcttttatttttattattagttaattatttctaatttcttttatattttaatattccttttcatattctaatgtttatttttctttcttatttattaaatgcaGTTTacaatattcatatatactgttatttactattattttttcttataagtattctataaaatttacaaatggatattttatgataatCTTCAATGATATATGcatctatatataatatcatAACGTTGCATTATATATTCGAAAGTAGCAATAGGTTATATCGTAGAGATACAGTCatctataatatataattaacaTTCTCATATTTGTCAATAAGaatctaaaaatatattgtatatggttataattaaatattatttgttctTTGATGTACAAtaacataattttaatgaaaaaaaataataattaatataattcaCATTATTTTACTTGGTAGTTTTAGTAGTTGTAATTTCACATTGAAAGTACagttaattataaaatatacacattaaaatatttcattatttttacacaAGATTTAAATCTGATTACAaacttatataatatataatgaactTACATTCATATAACtggataaaataaaaatgatatacatttttttgtatttaataaccgatttatttattatttcattgtATAATACAGAGATATAATTAATGTATCCAGtgaaaattgtttatataatataaaatttaaatgaatataaatatttttcgtaaaaatacataatttttaatgtaagtttatgaaattatatgtataataacatatagagatattaataatacGCATACAATGTATTGCTCTACATCTATGTTAtgatattcatatttaagTAATAATTCGGTGTAGTGTTCATAtcaataataattcaatgcctaattattaatataataagttAAGTATTCATATAGATATACgccataatatataatgttagttttatatatctaattttttttaattattgaAGAATATGCTCggaacaaaaaatatatatatttgatgatatataattatagtgaattaattttcaatataaaaaataggaaCAATAATGAAttgaatttaaatatagaaaatgatTATATAGGGTGGTATGCTCATTTATAATagaagtatatatatttcgaTTCATATATGACgttatatttcattattaatattataaaattaaatttatattgatatttacctcaaaacaaaacaacttaaaaaatattgtatgACGAATGTATACTAAGgctttatattatataaataaaactcATGCCTGttcatattaattaaaaatccaacaaaataatattatttataatacatagttaaacaaatttgtctactatatatagtttcttttttttattaatatatataatacagtcaaaaatataattattacaattttttaaatagtaGCCAATTATGATTTAGCATAATGGAAGTCTTATATATGGACATAcaacattttatattaaaaaataaatcatagATGTTATACTATAGCCATAGTTAAGTTATATAAACAAGccagaaaaaaatattataaattatgaaaaaaaaaattttatatgattcTTTTAATGTTTTCTCCTTTTTTGGAAAAGtcataattaattttaaagtTTAAATCGGGGGttataataaacatattacTTAGATTAATAAGGTATTacttatatacatttaatatacatgcatagaaaaataaatacggttacattttaaaaatccGATAAGCACCGGAATTTAGccataaattatatttgataTCAGCCTTAAAATGATGccataaaaatagaaaaatgaGTTATTTTACTTGTTACataaatttgataattttataaatagtaTAGATTAATTAAGGctcatttaaaatatatgaatttaaattaataaaaaaaacataataatcTTAATTCGacaaattacaaaaaaaatgtttaatattttttgaaatacaTATAAGAAATACTGTGCCATTTTAGTATTATTTACCCATCCATAGggttttatttaataattaactttttaaaaaattcctttattttgtataaaattgtaGGCATCCTTTATTAAAGACATTGTATACAATACTACATATGTAAATCTAGTTCCAGAAAACATCAACAATAATGTTGGAATTAATGGTAATATTACTGGAATATATCCAACGGCATGTTTAACAATGTTTGATGCAATAGACGTATTTAGATTACGTCGTTTACGTTTTTTTCCTTTACTCATTgtttttgcattttttctGCAATCAGAACAATCACATTTTGTATCTGACGACGGTTTATTAAAAGTATTTACATTTGGTAAACCTAACATATTCATTATTGGTAGTAATTGATTTATATGCATTGGGGGCATATTATTAGGTTTTTTACCATGTCCACGACGGCTACTTCCTGGGTTTTCTTGTGGCATTGCTTGTCCaaacatttttaacatTTGTTTTAGTTCATCTTCTGATGGCATTGGCATGCCTGGTATTGGTGGAATTGGAAATGGCAGGTTTGGCATCGATGGGGCTGGTTTTTGTTGCCCTTGTGGCATTGATTGCCCaaacatttttaacatTTGTTTTAGTTCATCTTCTGATGGAATTGGCATGCCTGGTATTGGTGGAATTGGAAATGGCAGGTTTGGCATTGATGGGACTGGTTTTTGTTGCCCTTGTGGCATTGATTGCTCaaacatttttaacatTTGTTTTAGTTCATCTTCTGATGGAATTGGGAATGGTAGGTTTGTCATTGATGGGCCTGGTTGTGATGGGCCTGGTTGTGATGGGCCTGGTTGTGATGGGCCTGGTTGTGATGGGCCTGGTTGTGATGGGCCTGGTTGTGATGGGCCTGGTTGTGATGGGCCTGGTTGTGATGGGCCTGGTTGTGATGGGCCTGGTTGTGATGGGCCTGGTTGTGATGGGCCTGGTTGTGATGGGCCTGGTTGTGATGGGTCTGGTTGTGGTGAGTCTGTCATTGATGGGGCTGGTTTTTGTTGCCCTTGTGGCATTGATTGCCCaaacatttttaacatTTGTTTTAGTTCATCTTCTGATGGAATTGGAAATGGTAGGTTTGGCATTGATGGacctgtttttttttgtcctTGTGGCACTGCTTGTCCaaacatttttaacatTTGTTTTAGTTCATCTTCTGATGGAATTGGAAATGGTAGGTTTGGCATTGATGGacctgtttttttttgtcctTGTGGCACTGCTTGTCCaaacatttttaacatTTGTTTTAGTTCATCTTCTGATGGCATTGGCATGCCTGGTATTGGTGGAATTGGAAATGGAAGATTAGGAATTGATGGTTTGCTACCTTTTCGCAGCGCAGATTTTGGTAGAAAAGCTGGGTGTTTAGGTTTAATATCACCATAGTTTTCTTtaatcattttttgatatgATTTactatctttttttttatttttatattttttttttattttttcattatctgATTCATCATCTGATTCTTCTTCTGATTCTTTTTCTGATTCATCATCTGATTCTTCCTCTGATTCTTCCTCTGATTCTTTTTCTGATTCATCATCTGATTCTTCCTCTGATTCTTTTTCTGATTCATCATCTGATTCTTCCTCTGATTCTTTTTCTGATTCATCATCTGATTCTTCCTCTGATTCTTTTTCTGATTCTTTTTCTGATTCTTTTTCTGATTCTTTTTCTGATTCTTCTTCTAATTCGTCGGATTCTTCTTCGGATTCATCATCAGATgcatattttgtttttatttttaatttatcacGATTCTTTATTGATTCAGCTAAATTACgatcatttttaaaagaaaaaattgatgagttattatttatttctgtattattaaatgatatattatcctgaggaaatgataaaagcaaaatatatatagtatatattatagatAAACTAAGGATTAAACCACATTTAATAGCAAATACGAGATTCAATATATAGTGTtagaatattatatgatagtcatatatttatttaattatatcattaataataaacagAAAACTTAAGtaaaatgaaaacatttatagaatatttaaagaaaaacatTCATATATTGGTAATGCGTAAATTATATAGATGTACAGGCCATActtatgtaatatatatgtactcATACATATATCATTCACTcttatgttttattatttatatttcacAACTTACATTGTTATAATATTGAATCCCCAATACtataatggaaaaaatatataatttaatgttTAGAAAATTCttctttttatatgttttgaCACTTTTATGttccatttttaaaacagTAAAATTcctttttgttattttatatttttagcagtattattatatttgtatattttagtTTACTATTTATAGATGGCATAAACCAACTACTATAcgttttataaaatattaacaaattattacatATGTTTTGTAtgacaaaataataaatactaatttatatattatgtttaGATGGTactttcattattttactttctttatattctatctaacttaaaaaaaaaatttaaataaataatatttaacatatatttgttaaaatatatgaataaaagcCTACAACTATACTAACAATacaaataaacatattttatatattttattatatttaatatgtaAAGCATTGTTTTTCGATTTTAGAACAACacaattatattcatttttttctatttattctataattatataaaaaaaaaaaattatctcTTTTATgtcaatttattttattaattattttttcataaagcACAAATATAATGCGCGCATGGCTCTAGaaaatcataataataagcaaacatttttagataatttattattataggcgtatataataaacattattataaataataaaataaaatataccGATGTTAAAATGTAGATCATTCATTAAGCTTATAATTTGCatgctaaaaaaaatatacatgtataaaagatacaatttttttaatattaatgcTGAGGATACTGACAttgttattaataataataatattatttttttttattgcattttattattttttattatgctttattattttttattatgctttattattttttattatgctttattattttttattatgctttattattttttattatgctttattattttttatgttttattatttatatataaaccaaatttaattgtttattttaacaaatatatataatagaatgaaatgaataaataatctTAGTCATAAAAATTACTAATACTACACACCATCgttctaaatatatattgtgcctgtttttatttgtttaaatttattatataaaattcttatttaataaaaacttTAGCTAACTTAATCTATTATGACTAAATATTTgtgatataatttttgtataacaaataaataataatcattatattggaataaaacagaaaaataatattattttcattttttttattacaaaatttatatattatatatagttatatttatgagtgccaaatataaattttgtaatttatacattatctttttatattaatattaattctCTATAAATATACGTTTCGTATCATATATATGGCCGTATagagaaaaataaagaaatgaattaataaaCACCAGAATAAAAatctattaatttaatatgaatatattgcATTCGTTTCATTGGAttgatattatatatatttattaaaaaaaatcatacGCAACTATAgaaaacatttatatattattttagtTTTTCTTCCATATAgtctcaaaaaaaataactgaaaattgtatatattaaaaaaatgatattaaataaaatattttacttaATCTTATATATAGCACTAATTTATATACCGTATCAAATTTCtcaaaaataacaaaaaataataaagcaaatatatacatatgatatttgtaaatattaCAGATAATTAAATGTTCATAAAAACTAGaaattaatacaaaaaaaataatggcGTTACTATACAAAAcccaaaatatttttttatgtaaatgCCTCGTGTTGTATTTTTACTCTTTAAAGCGTAAATTTTAACGAtgatatatacaaatattaaatatttcataaaaataataaatatattttagttTGCATacatgaaatatatatcctcatacattttatattatatgctCAGACAATGATACAAACTTGGCATctgaaaaatttatatgtttatttatatttttaatagtattatatttcaatggatatatattactgtatttattcatttctAAAATGATGTGAAAACCTTCTTCCATCACAGAACAATTTTCTATTATAAATGATTCATTCCCCTGTAAAAAtgacataataaaaaacgtacaaatatatattattcaaatattaCGACCAtaatgcataaaaaaaattatatagacaatattaaatagtttattttctttttcaattttcttttctttccTTTATATCACTTACTTTAAATAAATCCCTAAATTCATTTCGCAGCTTAACATAAGCACATCCCGTTTCGTCTCCAGccaaaacataaaaaaaaaattctaacgaaaaataaaaattttagttatatatataatataaacacatacaaaataaaacacaAATGTGTacgaataaaaaatatgtaacaTATTTAAACATACCATTATTGAAGCAAATAGTCACTGTTTTCAAAACAATGTTAAAATAACGCAAAAATGGGTTTAAGTCtttacattttaaaaattcaagATTTGGCAACTCTTTTAATGctttcaaaaaatttaaactATTTGATTCATATTCAAACTTGTTTGTAATGGAAGCTAACTTCCCattgatattattttctacatCATcatttcgttttttttttttttttaatttggtCTCTTTCTTACTTAttatattacattttttattgttattattatttaaatcaaGTTTTATCTCATTTCCAcgtataaaattattattttcagaACTTATTCTATCTATATCTTGacaataattaataatttcttttctttctttAGACAAATGTTCTTCAagttcatttattttattaaatttcaAATTACATAAGTTATTTCTATTTCTCATATTATTACAACTTATATCATAAGCAtcagtttttttttcattatcatttaGATCacttttcttttcttttctattatttgcctttatttcatttattttttcataagtAAATCTTGAAAGATTTACCGAagttaaattattattttttgaatgaATATTCTCTTTAGAAATTTTGTCAAACCTCaaattattactttttgttttttttttaatttcatgAAATTCTATGGATGAActagaattatttttattttcattcatttcactattttttttattttctaatgatattatttgtaaactctcattttcaatataaattttcacttcatttttttctgaacatttttctatttcaatctctttattttttaaaattatattttcttcattctGATTAGAAGTAAAAATTCCAATACTATCTTCTCTCttgatttttttcattatttttttttcaccccataacattttattttcaaacaATTCGTTATTTtcacataatatattttctgcCTTTTCCTCTTCTTTCTCTTTTTCTTCCTCTTCACTATTCATAATAACAATTCCCAAATTGCTATTTTTGCATTcagaaaatttaatttgtttatctTCATCCCACAATTCATTTTCATGcaaattttctttatcacaaagtattttttcatcgtcttctttttcaaatatttcgttatttccatttaatACAGCATCTGCTTCATActcttttatattattttcagatattatattgcattttgtttctttaataaatgtattGTCAACCCATAATTCATTTTCCTCTAAAACATCACAATTTTCTCCTTcatttgaattattatttatttcaatcattttttcatcaattAAAGAATTTACTTTGCTTTGATTATTTAGTGATTCATTATCTTTACACATTTTTGccttttcaaaaaaaattattttatttttacctTCCTCTTCCTTCTTTAAAGTATCttgaataatattatcaCTATTCcttattaacaaatttgTGGATATCTTTTCATTAAAAGCATTTTCATaatgaaatttttttatcttttcaACCCCTGATGTGCCACACTCACCATCTATAATgctcatatttttttcaaataaaaacgaTTCAATGTTACCTTTTTCTTTCGTTTCTTCTGCTTCATTTATTTggttttcataaaaaaacttaTCAAAAGaattgcatttttttttatcgtTATATTCTGCACATTCCTCCATAACACACTTGTTCATAACATCTTCTACATCATTTTCCCTCTCACTACAATTAACTTTAATTTCTTCTATTtcatgtatttttttcggGGTTATATTGTTATTCTCTTGAAAGTTTCCAACTATTGTATTTTGCTTTACGTCGCTTTGTTTTGCATCGTTTTGTTGGCAATAATTACTTTCAATATGTTCTGTATGTTTTTTAACTTTCATTCCATTCTCGAAATTTGGTAaatcatcattattattattaggaAAATTTGCATTGTCTACTATTTCGGaattctttatattattctttATTAAATCTGTATGCATATCATTatgcattatatttttattaaaactattttctttatttttataatctttcactattttttcacaaatattattttcattattatatgaagaTTCACATTTAAATACAAAAGGATCTTctttaatttcattttcatcaatttttttatatggcATATTATTAGATTCCatcaaattaaaagaattttcatgtaattcatttttttttagaataCTTGAAATGATTTTATCTGaatttt
This genomic interval carries:
- a CDS encoding nucleic acid binding protein, putative, with the protein product MFYLYNKITSLSTKSQGGNEKRDNKENVTNCLDNNIDKNKNYEECYKKDEDIFLLFEDTKFENSNSINKNVNPTIKLDKNEVDKIDHRNENKLKVDLNKQDKLICESGKEDVVSWVEFDENSDNDDNFFKINQNNFCNFEFSNYNDSNHEDSKEKSKNSFPKFERNSSIDWSNINLKNNTKRYLLENIEDEFQNFNFENEDFDDYRTKDNEEIPPKCNIKNMNNTENDNNQKPLENEKIFKENSDFSFLEIAWNKCINNNEKLENCGRNEKILKPKLFDDKKVNEIMEINVSIKGKNSDKIISSILKKNELHENSFNLMESNNMPYKKIDENEIKEDPFVFKCESSYNNENNICEKIVKDYKNKENSFNKNIMHNDMHTDLIKNNIKNSEIVDNANFPNNNNDDLPNFENGMKVKKHTEHIESNYCQQNDAKQSDVKQNTIVGNFQENNNITPKKIHEIEEIKVNCSERENDVEDVMNKCVMEECAEYNDKKKCNSFDKFFYENQINEAEETKEKGNIESFLFEKNMSIIDGECGTSGVEKIKKFHYENAFNEKISTNLLIRNSDNIIQDTLKKEEEGKNKIIFFEKAKMCKDNESLNNQSKVNSLIDEKMIEINNNSNEGENCDVLEENELWVDNTFIKETKCNIISENNIKEYEADAVLNGNNEIFEKEDDEKILCDKENLHENELWDEDKQIKFSECKNSNLGIVIMNSEEEEKEKEEEKAENILCENNELFENKMLWGEKKIMKKIKREDSIGIFTSNQNEENIILKNKEIEIEKCSEKNEVKIYIENESLQIISLENKKNSEMNENKNNSSSSIEFHEIKKKTKSNNLRFDKISKENIHSKNNNLTSVNLSRFTYEKINEIKANNRKEKKSDLNDNEKKTDAYDISCNNMRNRNNLCNLKFNKINELEEHLSKERKEIINYCQDIDRISSENNNFIRGNEIKLDLNNNNNKKCNIISKKETKLKKKKKRNDDVENNINGKLASITNKFEYESNSLNFLKALKELPNLEFLKCKDLNPFLRYFNIVLKTVTICFNNEFFFYVLAGDETGCAYVKLRNEFRDLFKGNESFIIENCSVMEEGFHIILEMNKYSNIYPLKYNTIKNINKHINFSDAKFVSLSEHII